In the Kribbella sp. NBC_00482 genome, one interval contains:
- a CDS encoding carbohydrate ABC transporter permease, with the protein MTTATLPAARSSRSGPVKPRWTFGGTASAVGAVILAVVWLVPLLWALDTSLKPEPETTRAPITWLPEAPTADAYRSVIDQGDLIRWFFNSTIVSVLVTTLTLIVSVLAAYGFSRTKFPGRKVLFGLIIAGILVPPQVLIVPLFQEMTGLGLVDTYWGMVLPQVVAPVMVFVLKKFFDGISRDYEDAARVDGASRWRIVWSVMVPMSRPILVAVGIFTFIGAWNNFLWPFIVTTDPSMMTIPVGLANVQGSYGLRYAQIMASAVLGGLPLLIVYALFQRHVVRGVGDAGIKG; encoded by the coding sequence ATGACGACCGCAACGTTACCGGCGGCCAGGTCGTCGCGCAGCGGCCCGGTGAAACCACGTTGGACCTTCGGCGGGACCGCGAGCGCTGTCGGCGCCGTGATCCTCGCCGTCGTCTGGCTGGTTCCGTTGCTGTGGGCCCTCGACACCTCGCTCAAGCCAGAACCTGAGACCACCCGCGCCCCGATCACCTGGTTGCCGGAGGCACCGACCGCCGACGCCTACCGGAGTGTGATCGACCAAGGCGACCTGATCCGCTGGTTCTTCAACAGCACGATCGTGTCGGTCCTCGTGACGACGCTGACGCTGATCGTGTCGGTGCTGGCGGCGTACGGCTTCTCCCGGACCAAGTTCCCGGGGCGCAAGGTGCTGTTCGGCCTGATCATCGCCGGCATCCTGGTGCCGCCGCAGGTGCTGATCGTGCCGCTGTTCCAGGAGATGACCGGGCTCGGCCTGGTCGACACCTACTGGGGCATGGTGCTGCCGCAGGTGGTCGCGCCGGTGATGGTGTTCGTCCTGAAGAAGTTCTTCGACGGCATCTCCCGCGACTACGAGGACGCCGCCCGGGTCGACGGCGCGTCCCGCTGGCGGATCGTCTGGAGCGTGATGGTCCCGATGTCGCGACCGATCCTGGTCGCCGTCGGCATCTTCACGTTCATCGGGGCCTGGAACAACTTCCTCTGGCCCTTCATCGTGACCACCGACCCGTCAATGATGACGATCCCGGTCGGCCTCGCCAACGTGCAGGGCTCGTACGGCCTGCGCTACGCCCAGATCATGGCCTCCGCGGTCCTGGGCGGCCTTCCCTTGCTGATCGTCTACGCCTTGTTCCAGCGCCACGTCGTCCGCGGTGTGGGTGACGCGGGGATCAAGGGTTAG
- a CDS encoding carbohydrate ABC transporter permease codes for MAVETPPRVTPGTPSTAAKAGTGQPWKERWGGLFFVAPFLVLFVLFMLWPIVSGLWNSFFNTSLAGVKQEFLGLQNWRDLFGDPAVWSSLKNTLVFTAMSTPPLVIIALLMALLANRKGLLGWLLRFAYFAPFVLPATVVTLIWVWIYQPGFGLVNGLLTAGGFAEIDWLNTENRAMLAVVITTVWWTVGFNFLLYLAALQGIPTQVYEAAAIDGANGRQQLFRITLPLLSRTTGLIVVLQLVASLKIFDQIYLMTIGGPNHATRPIIMYIYETGFTSYRIGYASAISYLFFAIIVIVAVAQFKLFSGRGEAE; via the coding sequence ATGGCCGTAGAGACACCACCGCGCGTCACCCCTGGTACGCCGTCGACCGCGGCGAAGGCGGGGACCGGACAGCCCTGGAAGGAACGCTGGGGCGGACTGTTCTTCGTGGCGCCGTTCCTGGTCCTGTTCGTCCTGTTCATGCTCTGGCCGATCGTCTCCGGCCTGTGGAACAGCTTCTTCAACACCAGCCTCGCCGGCGTCAAGCAGGAGTTCCTCGGTCTGCAGAACTGGCGGGACCTGTTCGGCGACCCGGCCGTCTGGTCGTCGCTCAAGAACACCCTCGTCTTCACCGCGATGAGCACGCCGCCGCTGGTGATCATCGCGCTCCTGATGGCGCTGCTCGCCAACCGCAAAGGCCTGCTCGGCTGGCTCCTGCGGTTCGCGTACTTCGCTCCGTTCGTCCTGCCGGCAACCGTCGTGACGCTGATCTGGGTGTGGATCTACCAGCCCGGGTTCGGCCTGGTGAACGGTCTGCTGACGGCCGGCGGGTTCGCCGAGATCGACTGGCTGAACACCGAGAACCGGGCGATGCTCGCCGTGGTGATCACGACCGTCTGGTGGACGGTCGGGTTCAACTTCCTGCTCTATCTGGCCGCCCTGCAAGGGATTCCGACCCAGGTGTACGAGGCTGCCGCGATCGACGGAGCGAACGGCAGGCAGCAGCTGTTCCGGATCACGCTGCCGTTGCTCAGCCGCACCACCGGGCTGATCGTCGTACTGCAACTGGTGGCGTCGCTGAAGATCTTCGACCAGATCTACCTGATGACGATCGGCGGCCCGAACCACGCGACCCGGCCGATCATCATGTACATCTACGAGACCGGCTTCACCAGCTACCGGATCGGCTACGCGTCCGCGATCTCGTACCTGTTCTTCGCGATCATCGTGATCGTCGCGGTCGCGCAGTTCAAACTGTTCTCCGGCCGAGGGGAGGCGGAATGA
- a CDS encoding extracellular solute-binding protein, with the protein MPPDHALFRPGRRAVLGGLLGTLALTGCGALNPKPKVREWNLFGGGDGARLLQIHQQYVAEHPDVLFEAHTLAWGPPFYTKLAMSAAGGRSPEVATLHLSRLKGFSPTTMLDPIPVDLLADAGVTESDFLPTSWNRAIVDGKLYAVPLDTHPFVLYYNTEICKKAGLLGADGKIKTVQGVDAFFDMLKAVKDVTGKFGASVETTNPWRLWWTLYGQLEGKFFDETGTRLILDDAKALEALSLMAKLAADGLTPRSSNYSALVAQFTNGDAGLSFNGEWEVTTYQTAKMPFSMAPFPVVYDVPKYAGDAHTFVLPHQSNRNKDDTKATVEYIAWMLKHSADWAAGGHIPAYQPVAKSEDYLKLKPQAEYRSVAPDVLFDPDAWFSGSGAQLQNEAAAAFSGVFSGQATPQAALAQFKAATQKLLDTPSPV; encoded by the coding sequence ATGCCCCCTGACCACGCCCTCTTTCGCCCGGGGCGTCGAGCAGTACTTGGTGGCCTGCTCGGCACCCTCGCCCTCACCGGTTGCGGCGCCCTCAACCCAAAGCCCAAGGTCCGCGAGTGGAACCTGTTCGGCGGCGGCGACGGCGCCCGCCTGCTGCAGATCCACCAGCAGTACGTCGCCGAGCACCCGGACGTCCTGTTCGAGGCGCACACGCTCGCCTGGGGTCCGCCGTTCTACACCAAACTCGCGATGTCCGCGGCCGGCGGCCGCTCTCCCGAGGTAGCGACCCTCCACCTGTCCCGGCTGAAGGGCTTCAGCCCGACAACGATGCTCGACCCGATCCCGGTGGACCTGCTCGCCGACGCCGGCGTCACCGAGTCCGACTTCCTACCGACGTCCTGGAACCGCGCGATCGTGGACGGCAAGTTGTACGCCGTACCGCTCGACACGCATCCGTTCGTCCTCTACTACAACACCGAGATCTGCAAGAAGGCCGGGCTGCTGGGCGCGGACGGGAAGATCAAGACCGTCCAGGGCGTCGACGCGTTCTTCGACATGCTGAAGGCGGTCAAGGACGTGACCGGCAAGTTCGGCGCATCGGTCGAGACCACCAACCCGTGGCGGTTGTGGTGGACGCTGTACGGGCAGCTCGAAGGGAAGTTCTTCGACGAGACCGGCACGCGGCTGATCCTCGACGACGCCAAGGCGCTGGAAGCCCTGAGCCTGATGGCCAAACTCGCCGCCGACGGGCTCACCCCGCGCTCGTCCAACTACTCGGCTCTGGTCGCGCAGTTCACCAACGGCGACGCCGGCCTGAGTTTCAACGGGGAGTGGGAAGTCACGACGTACCAGACCGCCAAGATGCCGTTCAGTATGGCGCCGTTCCCGGTCGTGTACGACGTGCCGAAGTACGCCGGTGACGCGCATACGTTCGTGCTGCCGCACCAGAGCAACCGCAACAAGGACGACACGAAGGCGACGGTCGAGTACATCGCCTGGATGCTCAAGCACAGTGCGGACTGGGCGGCGGGCGGCCACATCCCGGCGTACCAGCCGGTGGCGAAGAGCGAGGACTACCTGAAGCTCAAGCCGCAAGCGGAGTACCGCAGCGTCGCGCCGGACGTGCTGTTCGACCCGGACGCCTGGTTCAGCGGGTCCGGTGCGCAACTGCAGAACGAGGCCGCCGCTGCGTTCAGCGGTGTCTTCTCCGGTCAGGCGACGCCGCAGGCTGCGCTCGCGCAGTTCAAGGCCGCCACCCAGAAGCTCCTCGACACCCCGTCCCCGGTCTAA
- a CDS encoding LacI family DNA-binding transcriptional regulator, which produces MAVTMRDVARKAGVSPKTVSNVMNGYPYIREETRTKVLAAIDALGYRMNLSARNLKSGRTGVIALAVPELSNPYFAELADAAIEAAGEHGLTVMIETTGADRDRELTALARPRGHLVDGLLYSPLGLGPEDVDQLKTPTPMVLLGERIFHGPVDHVMIDNVEGTKAVVRHLLDQGRRKIAVIGIRPGEEVGTAAIRYGAYADTLAEYGVAVPADLAVSGGKWHRSSGADSMEELLATGQKFDAVLALNDTLALGAVRALTARGIRIPDDVAVAGFDNIDEASYSSPTLTTVDPNRVHIARTAVDLLVQRMAGDDSEHHEIVAPYQLHIRESTLGVR; this is translated from the coding sequence ATGGCTGTGACGATGCGCGATGTCGCGCGCAAGGCCGGCGTATCCCCGAAGACGGTCTCGAACGTGATGAACGGGTACCCGTACATCCGCGAGGAGACCCGGACCAAGGTGCTCGCGGCGATCGATGCCCTCGGCTACCGGATGAACCTGTCCGCCCGGAACCTCAAGTCCGGCCGGACCGGCGTCATCGCCCTCGCCGTACCCGAGCTGAGCAACCCGTACTTCGCCGAGCTCGCCGACGCGGCGATCGAGGCCGCCGGTGAGCACGGCCTGACGGTGATGATCGAGACCACCGGCGCGGACCGGGACCGCGAGCTGACCGCGCTCGCCCGGCCGCGGGGGCACCTCGTCGACGGCCTGCTGTACAGCCCGCTCGGCCTCGGACCGGAGGATGTCGACCAGCTGAAGACTCCGACACCGATGGTGCTGCTCGGCGAGCGGATCTTCCACGGTCCGGTCGACCACGTGATGATCGACAACGTCGAGGGCACCAAGGCCGTCGTCCGGCACCTGCTCGACCAGGGCCGGCGCAAGATCGCCGTGATCGGCATCCGTCCCGGCGAGGAGGTAGGCACCGCCGCCATCCGGTACGGCGCCTACGCCGACACGCTGGCGGAGTACGGCGTCGCCGTGCCGGCGGACCTGGCCGTGTCCGGTGGGAAGTGGCACCGCTCGAGCGGCGCGGACTCGATGGAGGAGCTGCTCGCGACCGGACAGAAGTTCGACGCCGTTCTCGCCCTGAACGACACGCTCGCACTCGGCGCGGTCCGGGCCCTCACCGCCCGCGGGATCCGGATCCCGGACGATGTCGCGGTGGCCGGTTTCGACAACATCGACGAGGCGAGCTACAGCAGCCCGACCCTGACCACGGTCGACCCGAACCGCGTCCACATCGCCCGGACCGCGGTCGACCTGCTGGTCCAGCGGATGGCCGGCGACGACTCCGAGCACCACGAGATCGTGGCGCCGTACCAGCTGCATATCCGCGAGTCCACGCTCGGCGTGCGCTGA
- a CDS encoding peptidoglycan-binding protein: MVRRSIVVCLALALTGLALLVPLRHSQADEQAGPTADQLRSRASCESQLSNGKYAHDSGGSKTAAVCRSGDAVHWTADFDIDCDGQRTTQCNENTDPSFQPETSWQQSDGRPLNSAGLPFIVVPLPSSIWDYRTAGIGGATVAAVVYQDKVAYAVVGDQGPTGIIGEGSYKLAQQLGINPNPASGGVDGAVVTYILFPGVTSVPIENAADAVSKGEAAANAFVNSTQTCASTNLDFPSYPTIQSGSTGAAVNAAQCLLGGTNEPSGTFDTATVDATKSFQTRVDLPSDGVIGAATWTALLAAGDQPTLRLNSTGAAVRRLQRALTAALARTVAIDGQFGPQTETAAKDYQTSRQLVVDGVVGPVTWTSLQGGK; this comes from the coding sequence ATGGTTCGCCGATCGATTGTGGTCTGCCTTGCCCTGGCTTTGACCGGGCTGGCATTGCTGGTTCCGCTCAGACATTCGCAGGCCGACGAGCAGGCCGGCCCGACCGCCGACCAGCTCCGGTCCAGAGCGTCGTGCGAGTCGCAGCTGTCGAACGGGAAGTACGCCCACGACTCCGGCGGATCCAAGACCGCCGCGGTCTGCCGCTCCGGCGACGCGGTGCACTGGACCGCGGACTTCGACATCGACTGCGACGGGCAACGGACGACGCAGTGCAACGAGAACACCGATCCGTCGTTCCAGCCGGAGACGTCGTGGCAGCAGTCCGACGGACGCCCGCTGAACTCGGCCGGGCTGCCGTTCATCGTCGTACCGTTGCCGAGCTCGATCTGGGACTACCGTACGGCGGGTATCGGCGGCGCGACCGTCGCCGCGGTCGTGTACCAGGACAAGGTCGCGTACGCCGTCGTCGGCGATCAGGGTCCGACCGGGATCATCGGCGAGGGCTCGTACAAACTGGCGCAGCAACTCGGGATCAATCCGAACCCGGCGTCCGGCGGCGTGGACGGCGCGGTGGTCACCTACATCCTGTTCCCCGGCGTCACGTCCGTTCCGATCGAGAACGCGGCGGATGCGGTGAGCAAGGGTGAGGCGGCCGCGAACGCGTTCGTGAACAGCACTCAGACGTGTGCGAGTACGAACCTGGACTTCCCGTCGTACCCGACGATCCAGTCCGGCTCGACCGGTGCCGCGGTGAACGCCGCGCAGTGTCTCCTTGGTGGCACCAACGAACCGTCCGGCACCTTCGACACCGCGACCGTTGACGCCACGAAATCCTTCCAGACAAGGGTCGACTTGCCCTCCGACGGCGTGATCGGCGCGGCCACGTGGACTGCACTCCTTGCCGCCGGCGACCAACCGACGCTCCGGCTGAACTCGACCGGTGCGGCTGTCCGCCGGCTGCAACGTGCACTCACCGCGGCCCTTGCGCGAACGGTCGCGATCGACGGCCAGTTCGGTCCACAGACCGAAACAGCAGCCAAGGACTACCAAACCTCAAGACAGTTGGTGGTCGACGGCGTCGTAGGCCCGGTCACCTGGACTTCGCTCCAAGGAGGCAAGTAG
- a CDS encoding aldo/keto reductase: MRYRVLGGTGIEVSTHCLGAMMFGAVGNPDHDECVRIIHAALDQGINFVDTADMYSAGESETIVGKALKDRRDDVVLATKVHFPFTEGRNRNGNSRRWITRAVDDSLRRLDTDWIDLYQIHRPDHTTDIEETLWVLSDLVSAGKIRAFGCSAFPAEDIVEAYHVADRRGYGRFRTNQPPYSMMARGIERSVLPTCRRLGMGVLTYSPLAFGFLSGKVRKNQPLDLSARAALAPDRFDPALPANAAKYDAVEQLVEVADGIGMTLPELAMAFVTTHPAVTSVISGPRTMEQLEGLITAADLTLDDKTLDRIDEIVPPGTDVYRADAAWQPQSLVDVTQRRRALSER; the protein is encoded by the coding sequence ATGCGTTATCGGGTGTTGGGTGGGACCGGGATCGAGGTCAGTACGCACTGTCTCGGGGCGATGATGTTCGGTGCGGTCGGGAACCCGGATCATGACGAGTGCGTCCGGATCATCCATGCCGCCCTGGATCAGGGGATCAACTTCGTCGACACCGCGGACATGTACTCCGCGGGCGAGTCCGAGACGATCGTCGGCAAGGCGCTGAAGGATCGCCGCGACGACGTCGTACTGGCGACCAAGGTGCATTTCCCGTTCACCGAGGGCCGGAACCGGAACGGGAACTCGCGGCGCTGGATCACCCGCGCGGTCGACGACAGCCTGCGCCGGCTCGACACGGACTGGATCGACCTCTATCAGATCCACCGGCCGGACCACACCACCGACATCGAGGAGACGCTGTGGGTGCTGAGTGACCTGGTCAGTGCGGGCAAGATCCGCGCGTTCGGGTGCTCGGCGTTCCCCGCGGAGGACATCGTCGAGGCGTACCACGTCGCGGACCGGCGCGGGTACGGGCGATTCCGGACGAACCAGCCGCCGTACTCGATGATGGCCCGCGGCATCGAACGCTCCGTCCTCCCGACCTGCCGCCGGCTGGGGATGGGTGTGCTGACGTACAGCCCGCTCGCCTTCGGGTTCCTGTCCGGGAAGGTCCGCAAGAACCAGCCGCTCGACCTGTCCGCCCGGGCCGCGCTCGCGCCCGATCGCTTCGACCCGGCACTGCCCGCGAACGCGGCGAAGTACGACGCCGTCGAGCAACTGGTCGAAGTTGCCGACGGCATCGGTATGACGCTGCCCGAGCTGGCAATGGCCTTCGTCACCACGCATCCGGCGGTCACGTCGGTGATCTCCGGGCCGCGCACGATGGAGCAACTCGAGGGCCTGATCACCGCCGCGGACCTGACGCTGGACGACAAGACCCTCGACCGGATCGACGAGATCGTGCCGCCCGGCACCGACGTGTACCGCGCCGATGCCGCCTGGCAACCGCAGTCCCTCGTCGACGTCACCCAGCGCCGCCGCGCCCTGTCCGAACGCTGA
- a CDS encoding aminotransferase class V-fold PLP-dependent enzyme has translation MNTASYGLPPRPAWEALQGALADWRVGATSWEPWDESTTRTRESFARLVGAESTNVFVGSTVSAALAPIAAALPDGAKVLTDDVEFTSNVFPWQVHADRGIEVIAVPGDEVVAAITPGIDLVAVSAVQSSTGVVLDLPAVVAASKQIDALVVIDATQAVGWHPITVDGVDALIAHSYKWLMSPRGATLGYLSPRLQERCRPSAAGWYAARDVHGSYYGPVMELDPAARRFDQSPAWFSFVGAAPALELIEEIGVEEINRHNLALANEFRAGLGLEPSNSAIVSTRLPGAQEAFASAGIRAAVRDGKLRASFHIYSTQDDVQQALSALKPLLRG, from the coding sequence TTGAACACTGCGTCGTACGGGCTGCCGCCGCGGCCGGCGTGGGAGGCGTTGCAGGGTGCGCTTGCTGATTGGCGAGTCGGGGCGACGAGTTGGGAGCCGTGGGACGAGTCGACGACGCGGACCCGGGAGTCGTTCGCGCGACTGGTCGGGGCGGAGTCGACGAACGTGTTCGTCGGCAGCACGGTGTCCGCGGCGCTGGCGCCGATCGCGGCCGCATTGCCCGACGGTGCGAAGGTGCTGACCGACGACGTCGAGTTCACGTCGAACGTGTTCCCATGGCAGGTGCACGCGGACCGTGGCATCGAGGTGATCGCCGTACCGGGTGACGAGGTGGTCGCCGCGATTACGCCCGGGATCGATCTGGTCGCGGTGAGTGCGGTGCAGTCGTCGACCGGCGTCGTCCTGGACCTCCCCGCGGTAGTTGCTGCCAGCAAGCAGATCGACGCGCTCGTGGTGATCGACGCGACCCAGGCGGTCGGCTGGCATCCGATCACGGTCGACGGTGTCGACGCGCTGATCGCCCACAGCTACAAGTGGTTGATGTCCCCGCGCGGTGCGACGCTCGGGTACCTGTCGCCGCGGTTGCAGGAGCGCTGCCGTCCGTCGGCGGCGGGCTGGTACGCCGCACGCGACGTCCACGGGTCGTACTACGGGCCGGTGATGGAGCTCGATCCGGCCGCGCGGAGGTTCGACCAGTCGCCGGCCTGGTTCAGTTTCGTCGGCGCGGCGCCGGCCCTCGAGCTGATCGAGGAGATCGGCGTCGAGGAGATCAACCGGCACAACCTCGCACTCGCGAACGAGTTCCGGGCGGGGCTCGGGTTGGAGCCGTCGAACAGTGCGATCGTCAGTACGCGGCTGCCCGGGGCGCAGGAGGCGTTCGCGTCGGCCGGGATCCGGGCCGCCGTACGGGACGGGAAGCTGCGCGCGTCCTTCCACATCTACTCGACCCAGGACGACGTACAGCAGGCTCTGTCTGCGCTGAAGCCTTTGCTCCGGGGTTAA
- a CDS encoding MerR family transcriptional regulator — MGGLSIGQVAERTGLSVHALRFYEREGLLADAVRRESNGRRVYTEDDVDWLNMCIKFRSSGMPLDTIRKYTELVRQGAGNEADRLALLKSHQDYVRAQIEELNECLNVITWKVDIYQEHVDAGTADGLWVTPSTQAASEAS; from the coding sequence ATGGGTGGACTGAGCATCGGGCAGGTCGCGGAGCGGACCGGGTTGAGCGTGCACGCGCTGCGGTTCTACGAGCGTGAGGGACTGCTCGCGGACGCCGTACGGCGGGAGTCGAACGGGCGGCGCGTCTACACCGAGGACGACGTCGACTGGCTGAACATGTGCATCAAGTTCCGCTCGTCCGGGATGCCGCTCGACACCATCCGCAAGTACACCGAACTGGTCCGGCAGGGGGCCGGCAACGAGGCGGACCGGCTGGCCCTGCTCAAGAGCCATCAGGACTACGTGCGTGCGCAGATCGAGGAACTCAACGAGTGCCTCAACGTGATCACCTGGAAGGTCGACATCTACCAGGAGCACGTGGACGCCGGCACCGCCGACGGCCTGTGGGTGACTCCGTCCACACAGGCCGCCAGCGAAGCGTCCTGA
- a CDS encoding MerR family transcriptional regulator, producing MDDHWTVGRVADLAGVSVRTLHHYDEIGLVRPSARTSAGYRAYSAADVERLREVLAYRRLGFGLREVGELVGDPSTDAAARLRQLRGLLVEQRDRTDAMVRAIDRELETRAKGLRVTPEEQLEVLGARLYDVIGGAYPATRRTEPRIAARIWEALGDAETVLNVGAGTGSYEPADRDVTAVEPSEVMRSQRPADSAPCVAAAAESLPFDDDSFDVAMAVSTVHHWADPIAGLREMRRVARRVVVFTFDTDEPGWQDRFWLTRDYLPEFASVLEGFPSIAGMGDAIDARAEPVPVPWDCADGLFEAYWRRPEAYLEDHVRRAMSVWTRVGPEAEQRAVRGLGDDLASGRWAERNGDLVDLDAADLGLRLLIA from the coding sequence GTGGACGATCACTGGACCGTGGGACGCGTGGCCGACCTGGCCGGCGTGAGCGTCCGCACGCTGCACCACTATGACGAGATCGGGCTCGTTCGGCCGTCGGCGCGAACCTCAGCCGGCTACCGGGCGTATTCGGCCGCCGACGTCGAGCGGCTGCGGGAAGTCCTTGCCTATCGACGGCTCGGCTTCGGGCTGCGGGAGGTCGGCGAGCTCGTCGGCGACCCGTCCACCGATGCGGCCGCGCGCCTGCGCCAACTACGCGGGCTGCTGGTGGAACAGCGTGATCGCACGGACGCCATGGTGAGAGCCATCGACAGGGAACTCGAGACACGGGCGAAGGGACTGAGGGTGACACCAGAGGAACAGTTGGAGGTACTCGGGGCGCGGCTGTACGACGTGATCGGCGGCGCCTACCCGGCGACACGGCGTACCGAGCCGCGGATCGCCGCACGGATCTGGGAGGCGCTCGGGGATGCGGAGACGGTGCTGAATGTCGGAGCGGGCACCGGATCCTACGAGCCTGCCGATCGCGACGTGACCGCGGTCGAGCCGTCGGAGGTCATGCGGAGTCAGCGGCCGGCCGACTCGGCGCCATGCGTGGCCGCCGCCGCGGAGAGCTTGCCGTTCGACGACGACTCCTTCGACGTCGCGATGGCCGTCTCGACCGTTCACCACTGGGCGGACCCGATCGCGGGACTGCGTGAGATGCGCCGGGTGGCCCGCCGCGTGGTGGTCTTCACGTTCGACACCGACGAGCCCGGCTGGCAGGACCGGTTCTGGCTCACCCGTGACTACCTGCCGGAGTTCGCCTCGGTCCTCGAGGGCTTCCCCTCGATCGCCGGGATGGGCGACGCGATCGATGCCCGCGCCGAGCCGGTACCCGTTCCGTGGGACTGCGCCGACGGCCTGTTCGAGGCCTATTGGCGCCGGCCGGAGGCATACCTGGAGGACCACGTTCGCCGCGCGATGTCGGTATGGACGAGGGTCGGGCCGGAGGCCGAGCAGCGCGCGGTACGAGGCCTCGGCGATGACCTGGCCTCCGGCCGGTGGGCCGAGCGCAACGGCGACCTGGTCGACCTCGACGCGGCAGACCTCGGCCTCCGCCTTCTCATTGCTTGA
- the fdhD gene encoding formate dehydrogenase accessory sulfurtransferase FdhD produces MGRLIARRPVVRVTSAGSRQRPDSIAVEEPLELRVDGKALAVTMRTPGHDVELAHGFLHTEGVIGSVDDIRDARYCDSRDDEGRNTYNVLDLGLAPGVPAPVTGVERNFYTTSSCGVCGKASLDAVRTKTRHSPAEDDVTIRYDVLATLPDALRARQQVFDRTGGLHAAGLFTPTGELLVVREDVGRHNAVDKVVGWALLNGRIPARGLILIVSGRTSFELAQKAVMAGIPILGAVSAPSSLAIDLAAESGLTLAGFIRNGNLNLYSRPERVLHLRPS; encoded by the coding sequence GTGGGGCGGTTGATTGCGCGGCGGCCGGTTGTGCGGGTTACGTCCGCCGGTAGCCGCCAGCGGCCCGACTCGATTGCGGTTGAGGAGCCGCTCGAGTTGCGGGTTGATGGGAAGGCGCTGGCCGTGACGATGCGGACGCCGGGGCACGACGTCGAGCTCGCGCACGGGTTTCTGCACACCGAGGGTGTGATCGGCAGCGTCGACGACATCCGCGACGCGCGGTACTGCGACTCCCGCGACGACGAGGGCCGCAATACGTACAACGTCCTCGACCTCGGCCTCGCGCCCGGCGTACCCGCGCCCGTCACCGGCGTCGAGCGCAACTTCTACACCACCTCGTCCTGCGGTGTCTGCGGCAAGGCGTCCCTCGACGCGGTCCGCACCAAGACCCGCCACTCCCCGGCCGAGGACGACGTCACCATCAGGTACGACGTACTCGCGACCCTCCCCGACGCGCTCCGTGCCAGGCAGCAGGTCTTCGACCGTACCGGCGGCCTGCACGCCGCCGGCCTGTTCACGCCGACCGGCGAGCTGCTCGTCGTCCGGGAGGACGTCGGCCGCCACAACGCCGTCGACAAGGTCGTCGGCTGGGCCTTGCTGAACGGCCGGATCCCCGCGCGCGGCCTGATCCTGATCGTCTCCGGCCGGACCTCGTTCGAGCTCGCGCAGAAGGCGGTGATGGCCGGCATTCCGATCCTCGGCGCGGTCTCCGCCCCCAGTTCGCTCGCCATCGACCTCGCCGCCGAGTCCGGCCTGACCCTGGCCGGCTTCATCCGCAACGGCAACCTGAACCTGTACAGCCGCCCGGAACGAGTCCTTCACCTACGACCCTCTTGA